Within Hydrogenophaga sp. PAMC20947, the genomic segment GGAGCCGGGCACACTGGCGCAGATCACCCAGGCGCTGGGCTCATCGTTTACTTTGTTGGTCGAAGGGCAGCTGATGCGCCTGGCCGGCGCCGACGCGGACGCCATCGGCAAACCGGTACCACTCGCGCAGGTGATTCCGGAGAATCTCGGTCCGGAGGGCCTGCGCGGCTATGTCTGGCAGACCCTCAAGACCTGCTACGACCCGGAGATCCCGGTGGACATCGTCGAGCTTGGTCTGGTCTATGTTTGCGATGTGCTGCCCATGGACGGCGGTGAGTTCCGCATCTCGATCAAGATGACCTTGACTGCGCCCGGTTGCGGCATGGGTGAACTCCTGGTCGATGAGATCCACGAGAAGCTGTTGGCTTTGCCGCGCGTAGGCGAAGTCGACGTGGAGTTCGTGTTTGATCCACCTTGGGACCGATCGAGGATGTCCGAAGCCGCGATGCTGACGCTGGGCCTTTGAGGTCTCGGGGAAGCAACATACACCGCCCGCTTGTCGTCCCAGGCCCTTCCGTCCATTGGCCGGTGGATGTGGCACGGGCACCGAATGCCGTGCGCCTTCGTGCACACGCGCGGAGCTCATTCTGAGGTCCGGCTTGTGCGGAGCACCCGTCGGTGTGGTGAGGCTGTTCGATGGCGCTGACCAGGGGGTGGACCTTGTCAGTGACCCCCACCACGCCGGACTTGTCGTGTCAGCGTTCCAGCTGGTCGCGTTTGGCCTGAACCTCGCTCCACTCGTCGGCGTCTGGCAAGGCCGGCTTGGTCCGGGTGATGGGCTTCCACTTGAGCGCCAGCTCGGCATTGAGTGGCGTGAAGTCCAGTTGATCGTTGGGCACGTCTTCTTCGGCGTAGATCGCCGACACCGGACATTCGGGCACGCAGACCGCGCAGTCGATGCACTCGTCGGGATCGATCACCAGGAAATTTGGCCCCTCGCGAAAAGCGTCGACGGGGCATACGTCGACGCAGTCGGTGTACTTGCAGCGAATGCAAGACTCGGTCACCACAAAGGTCATGGCCGATGCTCCCGGTCAGCCGCCGCAGGACCCGCAGCAGGAGTTGACGCCGTGGACGGGCTTGCTCTCGGCGGGTTTGGCGATCTGTACCCGCCATTGCTCGGGCCCACTCTCCAGGGGATTCCAGTT encodes:
- the sufT gene encoding putative Fe-S cluster assembly protein SufT, encoding MSKPRERVMVTREVGVTCVPDGTPVDLEPGTLAQITQALGSSFTLLVEGQLMRLAGADADAIGKPVPLAQVIPENLGPEGLRGYVWQTLKTCYDPEIPVDIVELGLVYVCDVLPMDGGEFRISIKMTLTAPGCGMGELLVDEIHEKLLALPRVGEVDVEFVFDPPWDRSRMSEAAMLTLGL
- the fdxA gene encoding ferredoxin FdxA, giving the protein MTFVVTESCIRCKYTDCVDVCPVDAFREGPNFLVIDPDECIDCAVCVPECPVSAIYAEEDVPNDQLDFTPLNAELALKWKPITRTKPALPDADEWSEVQAKRDQLER